Sequence from the Cenarchaeum symbiont of Oopsacas minuta genome:
CAGACGTGGTACATCATGGCCACATAACATAGTAGGATGTTACGATGGGTTTTAGTAGAATCAATCCGCTCTCATGTGTTGCATGCACCAAAAAATAATATTTTATAAAAGACTTGCAATAGTTTTGGAAATTGTGAGAGCTCTCCAGTGTGTTCATCAGTGATGGTCATTGCTATGATTTTTTTATCATCTGCGTTTACTGCCAGAGTTATTCTGATAAATCCAAGACGGATATTCCATTTTACGCGTCTCCAGTCTCCACCTTTACCACCTTTGAACCCACTGCCATCAAATGCTACGTTTATTTTTTCTACATTACCTGTTAATGAGTTTGAAAATGTAAATACACCATCGTCTTCATTATATCCTACATTAATGACAGATATTCTTCTCCATAGTTGAACAAAACCTATAGAAAATTCTTCCTGTATTGATTTTGCTAGCAGGCCATCCATTTGTCTGTATCCAAGACCAAATAATGATCTTAGGAATACCATCTGAAGTATCAAAGATTGTGGGCATGTGAAAGGTTTGCCATTTTTGTTTTTATTCATGTTTTTAATCTCTGCATACAATTCATCGTGGTTTGAATCTAGAACTAGCTGTTTGCCTTGATTAATGTATTTTCTGTCTTTGATGTATGCCAATAACTGTGATGAGTTATTACTGATCTTTTTGTCTTTCGGTAGTCTAAGTATTCTAGGCGGGGTTATGAAACAAAGTCAACTATACCAAAGAATAATATACTTTATTAATAAAAAAACATCAAGTTCAAAATGAACAATGTATATAAAATTAAAATTGGAATTATTCTTGTATTTTCTGGATTTATTACTTCAATAGTTGTAGATGGATATGTTTCAGGAATCTCATATTTAGGGGAACTTCTATTTTTAATTTGGATTATGTCATTATTGATAATATTTGTGGGTTATAAAAAAAATAATGCAGACAAAAAAGATATGAGGTCAGATATTAAACAATACGGATCACCTCTCAAAAAAGTTAACAACAATTTTTCAGATATGAAATTTATTGCAATTATGATAATTTTGGTTATATTAATGACGATCTCACTTTTTTATATGTTTAACGAAATTAAATTTCAACTTGGTTTGACCGATGAACAAAAACTATCTAGGGAAAAATCATATCAGGCAGAAATATCAAAGAAAGCTGAACATGTCAGGCAAATAAAAAATGAACGTATTAGTTTTCCTATCACTAGTGAGGTTTACAAAATATTATCTGATGATGAACTCAAAGATAAATTAGCTAATCATTTAGCATGGTACCGTGGTACTGATAGTGTTGGAGATGGATTAAATGATGTTATAAAGAATGTATTAAAAAGAAGTTGCGGAATATCAAATGCAGGTATGGAACGAGTGAATGGTCATATCAAGTCCTATTATACTATTAAAATTAAAGAGATACAGGGAGTAAAATATGCAGAAATAGTGGTATTCCCAGAGTTTGAGAGGAATAATGATGAATTTCAAGAATTTAGTATTGAAAGCTTGTGTGTGGCATTAACACAGTTTACATTTATGACTAATCTAGAAACTGGCGAAATTAATCGTAAATATGGGGATAAAAACGCCAAAATAGTTTTAGATAGATTGATGTAGATAGGCATACAAATATTTCCAAAATTGTAGATTATGGTATATTTGATAGACTTTTGACCTCATTAGACCTTTATGCATATCCATGTGCTATCTTTATAAACAATTCTAGCATTTTTCGTTAATCCCGCATAGCTTTCGCTAGGTGTGTACTTTCCGTTTCTAAAGAATTATCCATACGAGGTTTACCCTCACAACCTTTCTTCATCCAATCGTTAGATCATGCCGCAGTTATTAATCGGAGTTTAATCTCCAATGCATAAGACGCGGTTGCGAATCTAACTGTAATAGCTTTCAAACTTATCTTTAACATCCAGTATATGACACGTAACATCTTTGATGCAGTGGCTACTGTGGCCTTGCCCGTGCCTTTTTTTCTTGCGAGTCTTTTGTAAAACCGTGTGACATTGCTTTTTGGTGCACACCTTACATGTGTGCGGACCGCTTCACTCAAAACCCACCTCATCATTCTGCTGCCTCTTTTTGTTATACTGCCATGCTTTACCATATCTGCAGAATTGCGTACACTTAACCAAACCTGCATACGAGTACAAACGGTGAGAATCTCCTCACATCATCAATCTCTACCAAAGCACTGTAATCACCAATTCCTGGAATTGTCTTTAGCAATTGGATCTGTTTATTAGATCTTGTAATTTGGTATATCCTTTTGTTTGTTTTTGCAATGAGTCTATCATACGAGCAGATGGTCATCAATTCTGTAATCACCTATGAAATGAAGCGATTCGTTGTACTTGAGTAAATGTTGTACCTGCAATCTTTATCCCCTCTTGTATCCATGTATGGCATTTTTTTCACTCGTTCTCATCTGTACACTCCAATGTCTATGTCGTACAAGGTGGCCTCCATTCCACTACAATTTTTGTTGGAACATGGCACAATGCAATATATCCGCCACGGTAAAGGTCTGCAAGTATCATTGCGTCAACCTTGTCAGTTTTTTTCTTGGATGATGCAATTGCCTTTGTCTGGTATGGGTTCGAGAGAGATACATCCAGCTTTAGATCTTTTGTCATGAACATAAACAAGCCATACCAAACAGATGATGATACATTTTGCACTCTTTGGGACATTTTTTAAGAAAAACTTTTTCACCTCATCGTTGTCTCTATCGACTCTCTCGTTAAAGACAATTTTACCTTTTTTGTCCATCATTGCAACCTGAAGAAACTCCTTGTGGACGTCAATACCAACGTACATGTAGGATCTGTCAAAATACGGTAATGATTTTGTTTGTTTTTTAGTTTTGTAATGACCAGATCTCTTTTTGTTCTTATTCTTACAACCTTCTAAAGTCCTAGTTTTTCTGTGCACATATGGTTATTGAATTAATTTTCAAAATTGATGGTGTAATTCACGCCTAAAAATTTAACATTTTCAATTTAAAATTTGATTGTGCATAAGGTCTACTATTTGAGATTAACTAACATCAGATCATCGGCATAATGACATATAAAATCATATTATTGGAATATGTGACGTAGATTTTTGGATTAATTTAATTTCGTCATTGGTTATATCATATAACGAATAAACTATTAGATCAACTCGATTTTTCAAATCTTGAATACAATGCATGAGTTTCACCAATTTATTTTTCTCATTATTATAACATTCATTTAATATTATTTGTTCGTCAAAATTTATTGTCTTTTTCGATGATTTTTTGATTTTATAAAGCAGATCCTCATAATTAATGTCGACCCATCCTTTAAATTGCACCGAATTCTTTATTTTGAAATTTTCAATTAACATTTTAATAAATTTATTATTGATTTCATAGTATTCTTTGTATGATTTTAATATATCATCAGATATTTTTGTAATTGATTGTTGTCCCTTATTATCAATTTTGTATATGGGTATTTTTTTTAATGAACTGATAAAATATTCATATTGCTCGCCTTTTTTTCTACCAATAAAAGGATAATAAAAATTCATTAATTTAGAATTTAATATTGGTAGCAAATATTTTAAATCATATTGTGTATTTTTAATCAATATTGAATATACATCGCCAGCGCTACCGCAACGCATTTGATCATCATATCCAAATTTATTATATTTTGCACGATATGGAACCAATAATTTCTCTTCAGCGTTAAACAATTTTTTAGATCTAGGTCTGTGAAATCTATACCAAGGATATTTTCCATCCCGGGCATCCGCACGATCAAGTAATTGGTTTTTGAATTGTGACAAATATTTTAAAATATTAAAAGAGTTTTCTTCACTTGTAGAATCTGACGTATATATAATATGATTAATATTATTATGAATATAATAATTATGAATATCTCCATTTTTTACTAGTGGTCTTACATAGTTAGATTCTAATGAATGATTATTGATCAATACATCATTTACAATAAATGCATCGTTTATTCCACATTGTTGTACCATGCTAATGTCAGCAATATGTTCCAATCGTACGGCATTATCGGATGTATCGATTTTGTTAAATAAATTCAATAATTTTTCATTACCAAAAATCCAATGTTCACTGTTTAAATTAGATTGTAATGAAATGTTTTTGGCATTTTTGTAGAGATCATGCTTATCATGTATTTCCACATATTCAATTTTATTATTAATGTCAAATTCTTTTTTTAATGTTAATATTGCTGTATGTATACTAATATTTTTAAAAACATTTAGATTGCTCATGTCGATAATTTTTTTAATTGATGTGTTATTTAAAATGAAATGACGTAAATTTTTCGCGAATGTCGCTTCCATAAAATATCTGGATGTTATAAAACTCATCATACCATTTCTTTTCAACAAGTTAATTCCTTGATTGTAAAAATAATACAGAACATCTGTTTTTGGAGAATAACATTCAAATTTTCTAAGTTCTTGTTTTATGATATTTGGTAATGTGTCAATGTGTATGTACGGAGGATTTCCAATAATTGCATCAAATCCTGGATTTTTTTTACGTTTTCCATTTTGATCATAAAATATATCTGAAAATACTAATTCCCAATGGAAAAAAGAATATTTTGTTGCTGTATTATCAACTTCTTTAAATTGATTATTTTCCATATAGTAATCAATACCATTCTTGCCAACTTTTTGTATAAAATCTTTTATTGGAGGTACATTAACTCCAAATTGTTTTGCTAATTTAA
This genomic interval carries:
- a CDS encoding putative membrane protein, producing MNNVYKIKIGIILVFSGFITSIVVDGYVSGISYLGELLFLIWIMSLLIIFVGYKKNNADKKDMRSDIKQYGSPLKKVNNNFSDMKFIAIMIILVILMTISLFYMFNEIKFQLGLTDEQKLSREKSYQAEISKKAEHVRQIKNERISFPITSEVYKILSDDELKDKLANHLAWYRGTDSVGDGLNDVIKNVLKRSCGISNAGMERVNGHIKSYYTIKIKEIQGVKYAEIVVFPEFERNNDEFQEFSIESLCVALTQFTFMTNLETGEINRKYGDKNAKIVLDRLM